The Candidatus Bathyarchaeota archaeon genome window below encodes:
- a CDS encoding RNA-binding protein: MRLSIAIPASLVSDIPHLREKTSTIGMIGRAAAIFRVEEIIIFPDQPKKNQRKEANLIKLILSYMETPQYLRKRLFKIRPELRYVGVLPPLRTPHHPLARSSEDLKIGEFREGVVVSSSRRGSKVYIGVEKPAFVREVKLPAGKRVTVKIVRLNNEIEAVLAERDEIKAYWGYKVEFSKQSLGKILKSKRWDLVIATSKYGSDFMKVKNRLAERWKTAKSKLVVFGAPTAGLYEILERENLNLNELADFVVNIIPKQGTETVRTEEAVYASLAVLNVYLSNNQT; the protein is encoded by the coding sequence ATGAGGCTTTCAATCGCTATTCCCGCTTCGCTGGTTTCTGACATTCCCCATCTTCGAGAAAAAACTTCAACCATAGGAATGATAGGCAGAGCAGCCGCAATATTCCGAGTAGAAGAAATAATAATCTTTCCGGATCAGCCTAAGAAAAATCAGAGAAAAGAAGCTAATTTAATTAAGCTTATTCTTTCTTACATGGAGACTCCGCAGTATCTGCGAAAAAGACTTTTTAAGATAAGGCCTGAACTTCGATATGTTGGGGTTCTGCCGCCGCTTAGAACTCCTCATCATCCTCTTGCACGTAGTTCTGAAGACTTAAAAATAGGGGAGTTTAGGGAAGGCGTAGTAGTTTCTTCAAGTAGGAGAGGGTCAAAAGTCTATATTGGTGTTGAAAAGCCGGCATTTGTTCGTGAGGTTAAGCTTCCAGCTGGGAAACGTGTAACCGTTAAAATTGTTAGATTAAATAATGAAATTGAGGCGGTTTTGGCTGAAAGAGACGAAATAAAAGCCTATTGGGGATACAAGGTTGAGTTTTCGAAACAAAGTTTAGGTAAAATCTTGAAGTCTAAAAGATGGGACTTGGTAATTGCCACTTCGAAGTATGGAAGCGACTTCATGAAAGTTAAAAATAGGCTTGCTGAGCGGTGGAAAACTGCAAAGTCAAAACTTGTAGTTTTCGGAGCTCCAACCGCCGGTTTATATGAAATTTTGGAGAGGGAAAACCTAAATCTCAACGAACTTGCAGATTTTGTTGTTAATATTATTCCAAAGCAGGGAACAGAGACCGTTAGAACTGAAGAGGCAGTTTACGCTTCTTTAGCAGTTTTGAACGTTTACCTTTCTAATAATCAAACTTAA
- a CDS encoding flavodoxin family protein: MKTLIIYLSVHHGNTEKIAKAMAEVLDAKLAKPSEIDVNEVSEYDLIGFGSGIYFGKHHANLLNFVDALPSFKGKRAFIFSTSGVSNALNFINNFRYGVLHFHEHLRRKLLKKGFRIVGEFNCRGYENYGLFKIIGGIAKGRPNKRDLEKARSFAQSLLKHLQF, from the coding sequence ATGAAGACTTTGATAATCTACCTTTCAGTTCATCATGGAAACACTGAAAAGATAGCCAAAGCTATGGCGGAGGTTTTAGATGCCAAATTAGCCAAACCAAGCGAAATTGATGTAAATGAAGTATCTGAGTATGATTTAATCGGTTTCGGTTCAGGAATATACTTTGGTAAACATCATGCGAATCTACTTAATTTCGTTGATGCTCTTCCCAGCTTTAAAGGCAAGAGAGCATTTATTTTCTCAACCAGTGGTGTGAGTAATGCACTGAATTTCATCAATAACTTCCGGTATGGAGTTCTCCATTTCCATGAGCATTTAAGAAGAAAACTGTTAAAGAAAGGATTTAGAATAGTTGGGGAATTCAACTGTAGGGGATACGAGAATTATGGGTTATTCAAGATTATCGGTGGAATAGCTAAGGGTAGACCCAACAAGAGGGATTTGGAAAAAGCAAGAAGCTTTGCACAAAGTTTGCTGAAACACTTACAATTCTAA
- a CDS encoding 50S ribosomal protein L3, translating into MGHRKKHAPKRGSLAFLPRGRVARPIGRIRYWPDVEEGPRLLGFMGYKAGMTHVFLIDNEPRSSTYGKEIMCPATVIDAPPILICAVRAYTKDEYGLKTFTEAWMEDPPKEVERAFTLPEKFETEKNLKKMEENLEKIAEFRVIAITQPKLASGVPKKKPDIMEIKIGGGSIQEQFEYAKNLLGKTVTAEEVFKEGQYVDVIAITKGKGFQGPVKRWGIKILPRKSRKTKRGVAALGPWKPPRVMYSVPRAGQMGYHQRTEYNKKILKIGKDGEEVTPKGGFIRYGIVKGPYILLEGSVPGPKKRLIRLRFPARPPKTVETAPTQITGISLESQQGK; encoded by the coding sequence ATGGGACATAGGAAAAAACATGCTCCCAAACGTGGTTCATTAGCCTTTTTGCCTAGAGGACGTGTTGCACGTCCAATTGGAAGAATCCGTTACTGGCCAGATGTGGAAGAAGGCCCTAGGCTTTTGGGCTTTATGGGATATAAGGCTGGAATGACCCACGTTTTCTTGATTGATAATGAGCCGCGTTCTTCAACTTATGGTAAAGAAATAATGTGTCCAGCCACAGTTATTGATGCTCCTCCAATCCTCATTTGCGCAGTTCGAGCCTACACTAAAGATGAGTACGGCCTAAAAACATTCACTGAAGCTTGGATGGAAGACCCCCCGAAAGAAGTTGAAAGAGCTTTCACTTTACCCGAAAAATTTGAAACTGAGAAAAATCTAAAGAAAATGGAAGAGAATCTGGAAAAAATAGCTGAATTTAGAGTTATAGCCATAACTCAGCCTAAACTTGCATCAGGGGTTCCTAAAAAGAAGCCTGACATCATGGAAATAAAAATTGGTGGAGGAAGTATACAAGAACAGTTTGAGTATGCGAAGAATCTTCTTGGTAAAACTGTGACTGCAGAAGAAGTTTTTAAGGAAGGCCAGTATGTCGACGTAATCGCAATTACGAAAGGCAAAGGTTTCCAGGGGCCAGTTAAACGTTGGGGAATAAAAATTCTGCCTAGAAAATCTAGGAAGACTAAGCGTGGAGTTGCTGCGCTTGGCCCTTGGAAGCCTCCCCGTGTAATGTATAGCGTTCCAAGAGCTGGACAGATGGGATACCATCAGAGAACAGAATATAACAAGAAAATATTGAAAATTGGAAAAGACGGAGAGGAAGTAACTCCGAAGGGCGGTTTTATACGCTACGGAATCGTTAAAGGCCCTTACATACTTCTTGAAGGAAGCGTCCCAGGTCCAAAGAAGCGTCTCATACGATTAAGATTTCCGGCGAGACCTCCAAAAACCGTTGAAACGGCTCCAACACAAATAACTGGAATTTCACTAGAGTCGCAGCAGGGGAAGTGA
- a CDS encoding 50S ribosomal protein L4: protein MAKRTAKIFDLNGKVVGKIPLPEIFRTPLRPDVIKRAVVALQSHRFQPQGRDPMAGKRTTAESRGVGLGIARIPRIKGQGQRGAFIPGTVGGRAAHPPVTEKKIRKEIPRKEKLLALKSAIAATAIKEVVSKRGHEVDYVPDLPLVVVDELQKLRKTKEVEETLMNLGVWPDIFRVRESRKVRAGKGKMRGRKYKQAVGPLIVVSENNGILQAARNIPGLDVVTVDNLNVELLAPGTHPGRLTIWTQSAIEKLKERFGGA, encoded by the coding sequence ATGGCCAAAAGAACAGCTAAAATTTTCGATTTGAACGGGAAAGTTGTTGGAAAAATACCGCTTCCAGAAATTTTCAGAACTCCGCTTCGCCCAGACGTTATTAAAAGAGCAGTTGTAGCCCTCCAGTCTCACCGCTTCCAACCTCAAGGCAGAGACCCCATGGCCGGCAAAAGGACAACAGCTGAATCCCGAGGAGTAGGCTTAGGCATAGCGAGAATTCCTCGAATAAAGGGGCAAGGACAACGTGGAGCCTTTATTCCTGGAACTGTAGGTGGAAGAGCTGCCCATCCACCTGTTACTGAGAAGAAGATTAGAAAGGAAATTCCGAGAAAGGAGAAGCTGCTTGCTCTCAAATCTGCCATAGCTGCTACAGCCATAAAAGAAGTTGTTAGTAAACGAGGACATGAAGTCGACTATGTTCCAGACCTGCCCCTCGTCGTTGTGGATGAACTTCAAAAACTGAGAAAAACCAAAGAAGTTGAGGAAACACTGATGAACTTAGGTGTTTGGCCAGACATCTTCAGAGTTAGAGAAAGCCGAAAGGTAAGAGCCGGCAAGGGGAAAATGCGCGGCAGAAAATACAAGCAAGCTGTAGGCCCCCTAATAGTTGTTTCAGAAAACAATGGAATACTGCAAGCTGCAAGGAACATTCCAGGGTTAGACGTAGTAACAGTTGACAACTTAAACGTTGAATTACTAGCGCCGGGCACCCATCCTGGAAGACTCACAATTTGGACCCAATCAGCAATTGAAAAACTTAAGGAGAGATTTGGAGGAGCATAA
- a CDS encoding 50S ribosomal protein L23, producing MDPYDIILYPLMTEVASRLIETENKLVFIVNIKATKGDIKRAVEELYDVKVEKVNVVITPKGQKKAFVKLSPEYKASDIAIKLGIL from the coding sequence TTGGACCCATATGATATAATCCTCTACCCGCTAATGACGGAAGTCGCAAGCAGGCTTATCGAGACCGAAAACAAGTTGGTCTTCATAGTTAATATTAAAGCCACTAAAGGAGACATTAAACGTGCAGTTGAGGAACTCTACGACGTGAAAGTTGAAAAGGTTAATGTTGTCATAACTCCTAAAGGCCAAAAGAAGGCCTTTGTTAAGCTTAGCCCAGAATATAAGGCTTCAGACATAGCCATAAAGCTTGGAATACTCTAA
- a CDS encoding 50S ribosomal protein L2, whose protein sequence is MGKRIRVQRRGRGAPTWKASTHKRAAPAEYPPVTKKEIESFIRAKVTDLIHDPGRGTPLAEIKTETGQIFHTVAVEGTFKGQEIMIGSKAPIEIGNIVPIGSIPEGTLVCNIELSPGDGGKLARSSGAYATVVAHTSEGTIVKLPSGKTHYINDLCRATVGVVSAAGRVDKPFMKAGAKYHWMKAKGHKYPRTRGRAMIAAVHPYGSSKRSARKVTTVSRNAPPGQKVGLIAAKSAGRRKRRR, encoded by the coding sequence ATGGGAAAACGTATCCGTGTACAAAGAAGAGGCCGCGGCGCACCCACTTGGAAGGCTTCAACCCACAAAAGAGCGGCTCCAGCCGAGTATCCACCAGTAACAAAAAAGGAAATTGAAAGCTTTATCCGGGCTAAGGTAACCGATTTGATACATGACCCTGGAAGGGGAACCCCGCTGGCCGAAATAAAAACTGAAACAGGCCAAATATTCCATACGGTGGCCGTGGAGGGAACTTTCAAAGGCCAAGAAATAATGATTGGAAGCAAAGCTCCAATAGAAATTGGAAACATAGTTCCAATTGGAAGCATTCCGGAAGGAACTCTCGTTTGCAACATTGAACTTTCACCTGGCGACGGAGGTAAACTTGCCCGTTCTTCTGGCGCTTACGCCACAGTTGTGGCTCACACGTCTGAAGGAACCATAGTTAAGCTTCCATCTGGAAAAACACATTATATTAATGACCTCTGCAGGGCAACGGTAGGAGTTGTTTCAGCAGCTGGAAGAGTTGACAAACCCTTCATGAAAGCCGGAGCGAAGTATCATTGGATGAAAGCTAAGGGGCATAAGTATCCGCGGACAAGGGGAAGAGCCATGATAGCGGCTGTACACCCGTATGGAAGCAGCAAAAGAAGTGCAAGAAAAGTTACAACTGTTTCGAGAAACGCTCCCCCGGGACAGAAGGTAGGTTTAATAGCGGCTAAGAGCGCCGGACGGAGAAAAAGGAGAAGGTAA
- a CDS encoding 30S ribosomal protein S19 — protein MPKEFKYRGYTIEQLQSMSMDEFISLLPSRQRRSLLRGLSPEQKTLLTKIRQAKEAMRQGKRMLIKTHCRDMVILPEMVGLTIHVHNGKEFVPVEIKPEMIGHYLGEFAITNKPVKHGTPGIGASRSSMYVPLK, from the coding sequence ATGCCCAAAGAATTCAAATATAGAGGCTACACAATTGAACAGCTTCAATCAATGTCTATGGACGAATTCATTAGCCTACTCCCTTCACGTCAAAGGAGAAGCCTACTCAGAGGCCTATCGCCAGAGCAGAAAACACTGCTTACAAAAATTAGGCAAGCCAAAGAGGCGATGAGACAAGGAAAAAGAATGCTGATAAAAACTCACTGTCGCGACATGGTGATTCTTCCAGAAATGGTTGGGTTAACAATTCACGTTCACAACGGTAAGGAATTTGTTCCAGTTGAAATAAAACCGGAGATGATAGGGCACTATCTAGGGGAATTCGCTATAACTAACAAGCCAGTTAAACATGGAACACCGGGCATAGGCGCATCTCGTTCTTCAATGTACGTTCCGCTTAAGTAG
- a CDS encoding 30S ribosomal protein S27ae, translated as MSEKTEKKKKKEARVHSYYKIEEDKLVRLRPFCERCGPGYFMADHGDRYTCGHCGFTRYKRKGENKTA; from the coding sequence ATGAGTGAAAAAACAGAGAAAAAGAAGAAAAAGGAAGCTAGAGTTCACTCCTACTACAAAATTGAAGAAGATAAACTTGTTAGGCTTAGACCATTCTGTGAAAGATGCGGCCCAGGATACTTCATGGCTGATCATGGAGACCGCTACACTTGCGGCCACTGCGGCTTCACGAGATACAAACGTAAGGGAGAAAATAAAACAGCTTAA
- the rps24e gene encoding 30S ribosomal protein S24e gives MQIKIISETYNPLLKRKEITFEINHTQTGGTPSRFEVRKTLAQIAKADLDKVYIRKFETKTGTMTAVGTANIYDSVEQAKLVEPEYIILRNQPPEKPKEEEGEESK, from the coding sequence ATGCAGATAAAAATAATTTCAGAGACGTATAATCCCCTACTTAAAAGGAAGGAAATAACATTCGAAATTAATCACACACAAACTGGGGGTACACCGTCGAGATTTGAAGTTAGAAAGACCCTAGCTCAAATCGCTAAGGCCGACCTAGACAAAGTTTACATTAGAAAGTTTGAAACCAAAACTGGAACTATGACCGCAGTTGGAACTGCAAACATTTATGACTCCGTTGAGCAGGCTAAGCTTGTTGAACCGGAGTATATAATTTTGAGAAATCAGCCTCCGGAAAAACCTAAAGAAGAGGAAGGAGAGGAATCTAAATGA
- a CDS encoding DUF359 domain-containing protein, whose product MINILRLPEKLRAKLKKPLGTLIPGNFQETILKLRELIEREKPTKIITVGDAVTECMIKNGIQPDVFIIDNKIMRQSITPLKFGAKRTLYAKNPAGTISDNAWTTIKNALEMNIQTKIVINGEEDLLALPAVLFAPEGSFVVYGQPKEGVVVIKVTAEKKAEVKLIIDEMEVVNSKN is encoded by the coding sequence GTGATAAACATTCTGCGCCTACCGGAAAAATTAAGGGCAAAGTTGAAAAAGCCGCTTGGAACGCTAATACCGGGAAATTTTCAAGAAACAATTTTAAAGCTGAGGGAACTTATAGAAAGAGAAAAACCCACAAAAATAATTACAGTAGGCGACGCAGTAACAGAATGCATGATTAAAAACGGCATCCAACCGGACGTTTTCATAATTGACAATAAAATCATGCGTCAATCAATTACACCGTTAAAATTTGGGGCTAAAAGAACTTTATATGCAAAAAATCCTGCCGGAACAATTTCAGATAATGCTTGGACAACCATTAAAAATGCTTTGGAAATGAACATTCAAACTAAAATAGTAATTAATGGAGAGGAAGATTTACTGGCTCTTCCAGCCGTTCTTTTTGCACCTGAAGGCTCGTTTGTAGTTTATGGGCAACCAAAAGAAGGAGTTGTGGTTATTAAGGTTACTGCTGAGAAAAAAGCTGAGGTTAAATTAATAATTGATGAAATGGAAGTTGTAAATTCGAAAAACTAA
- a CDS encoding DNA-directed RNA polymerase subunit E'' has product MSEKACRKCHLIAHGSTCPRCKEATMSDDFSGLVIIFDPKGSKIAEAMGIKEKGKYALKVR; this is encoded by the coding sequence ATGAGTGAAAAAGCCTGCAGAAAATGCCACTTAATAGCTCACGGCTCAACATGCCCAAGATGCAAAGAAGCAACAATGAGCGATGACTTTTCAGGCTTAGTTATAATCTTTGATCCTAAAGGCTCGAAAATAGCTGAAGCCATGGGCATAAAGGAAAAGGGAAAATACGCCTTAAAAGTTAGGTGA
- a CDS encoding DNA-directed RNA polymerase, whose protein sequence is MFKLVTLEDTIRIPPGKFGQPIEVVGLEQLKMKYEGMVDEELGYIVAVVDLKVNPVGKIISGDGATYHRVKFTLLTFYPKIQEVVEGEVVEVADFGAFIRVGPIDALLHVSQLMDDFITYDEKQGVLMGKETQRKLTTGDRVRVRVTAVSLGRGGVSGKVGVTARQPFLGKIEWIKDEVKKVRGITEEKKGKEEAKGGEESK, encoded by the coding sequence ATGTTTAAACTCGTAACCCTTGAGGATACGATAAGGATTCCTCCAGGAAAGTTCGGCCAACCAATTGAAGTAGTTGGACTTGAACAGTTAAAGATGAAGTATGAAGGAATGGTTGACGAAGAGCTGGGCTACATAGTAGCCGTTGTAGATTTGAAGGTAAATCCTGTTGGAAAAATAATTTCCGGTGACGGTGCAACTTACCATAGGGTAAAGTTCACCCTCTTAACTTTCTATCCTAAAATTCAAGAAGTAGTAGAAGGGGAAGTAGTAGAAGTAGCTGACTTCGGAGCTTTCATTAGAGTTGGCCCTATAGACGCCTTATTGCACGTTTCCCAGCTGATGGACGACTTCATAACCTACGATGAAAAACAGGGCGTTTTAATGGGAAAAGAAACCCAGCGGAAACTCACAACAGGAGATCGAGTTAGAGTTAGGGTTACAGCTGTCTCCTTAGGAAGAGGAGGAGTATCAGGTAAGGTGGGCGTAACGGCAAGACAGCCCTTCCTTGGAAAAATAGAATGGATAAAAGACGAAGTTAAAAAGGTGAGGGGCATAACTGAGGAGAAGAAAGGGAAAGAAGAAGCTAAAGGAGGAGAAGAATCCAAATGA
- a CDS encoding 30S processome protein Utp24 encodes MVVKVILDSNFLFVPLQFRIDIFDEIEKIMGEKVELTVLSTTIEELERLVKKGKDKISRQASFALEIAKKCRILEVKRLPGESNDDVIVKVAKELRCPVATNDRILKRRLRNMGVAVIYVREKSHLEMEGAPQHV; translated from the coding sequence TTGGTAGTAAAAGTTATACTGGACTCGAATTTTCTGTTCGTTCCATTACAGTTTCGAATAGACATTTTCGACGAAATTGAAAAGATTATGGGTGAAAAAGTGGAATTAACCGTTCTTTCAACAACCATTGAGGAGTTAGAGAGGTTAGTTAAGAAGGGAAAGGATAAGATTAGCCGTCAAGCCTCATTTGCTTTGGAAATAGCTAAAAAATGTAGGATTCTGGAAGTGAAAAGGCTTCCGGGAGAGTCAAACGATGACGTTATTGTAAAGGTTGCAAAGGAACTTCGATGCCCAGTTGCTACAAACGACCGAATACTTAAAAGGAGGTTAAGAAATATGGGAGTTGCAGTCATTTATGTTAGGGAGAAATCCCACCTAGAAATGGAGGGAGCGCCACAGCATGTTTAA